The proteins below are encoded in one region of Palleronia sp. LCG004:
- a CDS encoding glycosyltransferase family 2 protein → MLPLAILSLGLAGLYAVVTFVNLSIFRAPKRDPAARLPAISVLLPARDEARNIGPALDAVLANRDVDLEVIVLDDGSTDGTDRIVSERAAADPRIRLLRGDDLPKGWAGKQYACDRLGRAARNEILFFVDADVRIAPDCLSRMAGHLEARDLDLLSGFPRQRTETLAEKLTIPKIFVLLLGYLPLPFARTSDNPGFAAGCGQMMMVRRAAYERAGGHEAIRFTMHDGLLLPRLLRTSGARTDLIDATPLATCRMYETWDEIWSGFGKNAAEGMAKPVALPVWTLLLGGGHVLPYLLVPLSILTGNGLAFLVSLAALVLVFSARLATAIKVRQSLISVLLHPVGICIVLAIQWNALVGAGRGRRSWRGRSYDAG, encoded by the coding sequence GTGCTGCCCCTCGCCATCCTCTCGCTCGGCCTGGCGGGTCTCTACGCCGTCGTGACCTTCGTCAATCTGTCGATCTTCCGCGCGCCGAAGCGCGACCCGGCCGCACGCCTTCCGGCGATCTCGGTCCTGCTGCCCGCCCGCGACGAGGCCCGCAATATCGGCCCCGCGCTCGATGCGGTGCTTGCCAACCGGGATGTCGATCTCGAGGTGATCGTCCTCGACGACGGATCGACCGATGGCACCGACCGGATCGTGTCCGAGCGCGCGGCCGCCGATCCCCGCATCCGCCTGCTGCGGGGCGACGACCTGCCGAAGGGCTGGGCGGGCAAGCAATATGCGTGCGACCGGCTGGGCCGTGCAGCCCGCAACGAGATCCTCTTCTTCGTGGATGCCGATGTGCGTATCGCCCCCGATTGCCTGTCGCGCATGGCGGGGCATCTCGAGGCCCGCGATCTCGACCTGCTGAGCGGGTTTCCGCGGCAGCGCACCGAGACGCTGGCCGAGAAGCTGACCATCCCCAAGATCTTCGTGCTGCTGCTGGGCTATCTCCCTCTGCCCTTCGCGCGGACGTCGGACAATCCGGGTTTCGCCGCCGGGTGCGGGCAGATGATGATGGTGCGCCGGGCGGCCTACGAGCGCGCGGGCGGGCACGAGGCGATCCGCTTCACCATGCATGACGGCCTGCTGCTCCCGAGGCTGCTGCGGACGAGCGGTGCACGCACGGACCTGATCGATGCGACGCCGCTCGCCACATGCCGCATGTACGAGACCTGGGACGAGATCTGGTCCGGCTTCGGCAAGAACGCCGCCGAGGGCATGGCGAAACCCGTGGCGCTGCCCGTCTGGACGCTGCTTCTGGGGGGCGGACATGTCCTGCCCTACCTGCTGGTGCCCTTGTCGATCCTGACCGGCAACGGGCTTGCCTTCCTCGTCTCTCTCGCGGCGCTGGTGCTGGTCTTTTCGGCGCGGCTGGCCACCGCGATCAAGGTCCGCCAATCGCTGATCTCGGTGCTGCTGCACCCCGTCGGCATCTGCATCGTGCTGGCGATCCAGTGGAACGCGCTCGTCGGGGCGGGCCGCGGCCGGCGGAGCTGGCGCGGGCGCAGCTACGATGCCGGCTGA
- a CDS encoding lysophospholipid acyltransferase family protein has protein sequence MPSRNETAGGDPVALRSPSMCRFFAGIMRRQMRQGFRAVRLARPGLPDLPGDRPLLVYANHPSWWDPAFFILLAAEIFTDRESYGVIEAPMLEKYRFMRRIGLFGVERDPRRGGAQFLRTGERLMADPARMLWVTAQGGFADPRLRPPELQGGVARLMARCPETVALPLAVEYPFWSEKRPEALALFGTPVTHDGTEPPEALNGRLSAALDTAMGDLADRATARDPAAFTRLLAGRSGVGGIYDAWGRLRAAAQGRRYVADHMEET, from the coding sequence ATGCCGTCGCGGAATGAGACGGCGGGCGGCGATCCCGTCGCCCTCCGCTCGCCGTCCATGTGCCGGTTCTTCGCGGGTATCATGCGTCGGCAGATGCGGCAGGGGTTCCGCGCCGTGCGGCTTGCACGGCCGGGATTGCCGGACCTGCCCGGGGATCGTCCGCTCCTCGTCTATGCCAACCACCCCTCGTGGTGGGACCCGGCATTCTTCATCCTTCTTGCCGCCGAGATATTCACGGACCGCGAGAGCTATGGCGTCATCGAGGCGCCGATGCTCGAGAAATACCGCTTCATGCGGCGCATCGGGCTTTTCGGGGTCGAGCGCGATCCGCGGCGCGGTGGCGCGCAGTTTCTCCGGACGGGCGAACGCCTGATGGCCGATCCCGCGCGGATGCTCTGGGTCACGGCGCAGGGCGGCTTTGCCGATCCGCGGCTGCGGCCGCCCGAATTGCAGGGCGGCGTCGCCCGCCTGATGGCGCGATGTCCGGAAACGGTGGCGCTGCCCCTCGCGGTCGAATATCCCTTCTGGAGCGAGAAGCGCCCCGAGGCGCTCGCGCTTTTCGGGACGCCCGTGACGCATGACGGGACCGAACCGCCCGAGGCGCTCAACGGTCGTCTTTCCGCCGCGCTCGACACCGCGATGGGCGATCTGGCCGATCGGGCCACGGCCCGCGATCCCGCCGCTTTCACGCGCCTTCTCGCGGGGCGGTCCGGGGTCGGCGGAATCTACGATGCCTGGGGGCGGCTGCGTGCCGCCGCGCAGGGACGGCGCTATGTCGCCGATCACATGGAGGAGACCTGA
- a CDS encoding phytoene desaturase family protein, whose protein sequence is MSRTGIIGGGLGGLAAACTLAARGHQVTLFERNSWLGGKAAVLERDGFRFDMGPTILTMPRVLERIFAEAGRDLSDYLDLRRLDPQWRCFYEDGSVLDLADDRETMRRTLQDFAPDDVQGYDDFLKVANRLSDVSDRFFFWKSVEDLRDTMDMKSSFNLSTLSDVMSLRMHRTVAGQVKRNVRDKRVAQMLEHFIQYVGSSPLASPAVLCGIAQMQVGEGVWYPMGGTRAVPRALTQLAEELGVEFRTGVEVERIETEQGRASAIVADGERVPFDLVVSNMDSVRTYRELVGGEPWTEFQKGRKREAACSGVVLYLGLDKAYDHLAHHNFVFSKNPEDEFREIYDEGHPATDPTAYIAAPARTEPGVAPEGGEALYILVHTPYLREGQDWSQMLPDYRRTILDKLKRCAGMEDIEDRIVTEDVLTPQDIHDRYKVLDGAIYGLVSHGKVYGAFKPGNRSRQVPGLYLAGGSAHPGPGMPMALMSGWIAADTLDQDATRNETVHAVAE, encoded by the coding sequence ATGAGCAGGACGGGTATCATCGGCGGGGGCCTCGGCGGTCTGGCCGCGGCCTGCACGCTGGCCGCGCGGGGCCATCAGGTCACGCTGTTCGAGCGCAATTCCTGGCTCGGCGGCAAGGCGGCCGTGCTCGAACGCGATGGTTTCCGCTTCGACATGGGGCCTACCATCCTGACCATGCCGCGCGTGCTCGAACGGATCTTCGCCGAGGCGGGGCGGGACCTGTCGGATTATCTCGACCTGCGACGGCTCGACCCGCAATGGCGCTGTTTCTACGAGGACGGATCGGTACTCGATCTCGCGGACGATCGCGAGACGATGCGCCGGACGCTGCAGGATTTCGCGCCGGACGACGTGCAGGGCTACGACGACTTCCTCAAGGTCGCGAACCGGCTGTCGGACGTGTCGGACCGGTTCTTCTTCTGGAAATCGGTCGAGGATCTGCGCGACACGATGGACATGAAGAGCTCCTTCAACCTCTCGACGTTGTCGGATGTCATGTCGCTGAGGATGCACCGCACCGTCGCGGGGCAGGTCAAGCGCAACGTCCGCGACAAGCGCGTCGCGCAGATGCTCGAGCATTTCATCCAGTATGTCGGCTCGTCCCCTCTGGCCTCTCCGGCGGTGCTCTGCGGAATCGCGCAGATGCAGGTGGGCGAGGGGGTCTGGTATCCGATGGGCGGCACCCGTGCCGTGCCGCGCGCGCTGACCCAGCTGGCCGAGGAGCTTGGCGTGGAGTTCCGCACCGGCGTGGAGGTCGAGCGCATCGAGACCGAGCAGGGTCGCGCCAGCGCCATCGTCGCTGATGGCGAGCGGGTGCCCTTCGACCTCGTCGTGTCGAACATGGACAGCGTCCGCACCTATCGCGAGCTGGTGGGCGGCGAGCCGTGGACCGAGTTCCAGAAGGGCCGCAAGCGCGAGGCCGCCTGTTCGGGCGTGGTCCTCTATCTCGGGCTCGACAAGGCCTACGACCATCTCGCCCATCACAACTTCGTCTTTTCGAAGAACCCAGAGGACGAGTTTCGCGAGATCTACGACGAGGGGCACCCTGCCACCGATCCGACCGCCTATATCGCGGCCCCCGCCCGGACGGAGCCCGGCGTCGCCCCCGAGGGCGGCGAGGCGCTCTACATCCTCGTCCATACGCCCTATCTGCGCGAGGGGCAGGACTGGTCGCAGATGCTGCCGGACTATCGCCGCACCATCCTCGACAAGCTCAAGCGCTGCGCGGGGATGGAGGATATCGAGGATCGCATCGTCACCGAGGACGTGCTGACCCCGCAGGACATCCACGACCGCTACAAGGTGCTCGACGGGGCGATCTACGGGCTCGTCAGTCACGGCAAGGTCTACGGCGCGTTCAAGCCGGGCAACCGCTCGCGTCAGGTGCCGGGTCTCTATCTCGCCGGTGGATCGGCGCATCCGGGGCCCGGAATGCCGATGGCGCTGATGTCGGGCTGGATCGCGGCCGATACGCTCGACCAGGACGCGACCCGCAACGAGACGGTCCATGCCGTCGCGGAATGA
- the crtI gene encoding phytoene desaturase family protein translates to MNAPRLERGSHAVVVGAGPGGLATAMLLRAAGAHVTVLEGADQVGGRTGAIRQDGFTFDIGPTFFLYPDILREIFAACGRSFDDELEMTRLDPMYRLQFDDGTTLEATPDVERLTAQVARIDPEDAKNVPGYLNETKAKFDLFKPLLQRPFHNVGSMMKPDMARALKLFRPWLTVDQDLKRWFKNPDVRLAFSFQSKYLGMSPFKCPSLFTIVAHVEYGYGVYHPKGGVNQVPHAMARVAREMGVDIRLSEPVEHLTFDGRKATGAITAKGSYPADAVVVNGDFATTIPRIVPDNLRKRWTDRKIASKKYSCSTFMLYLGVEGEFRDMHHHTIFLSPDYLTNIREIDAGQAPDDPTIYVQNASVTDPTLAPEGHSALYVLVPVGNLEGGTDWKTLAPIYREKILKRLERLCGHDIRPHIKTEIMYTPDDWQSQMGIYRGATFNLAHNLGQMLHWRPRNRFEDVDGVYLTGGGTHPGSGLPTIFESARIASRLAAADMGLPAPIGTSAEKEAAE, encoded by the coding sequence ATGAACGCTCCGAGACTCGAACGGGGGAGCCACGCCGTTGTGGTGGGCGCGGGGCCCGGCGGCCTCGCCACCGCGATGCTGCTTCGCGCGGCGGGGGCGCATGTCACGGTCCTTGAAGGCGCCGACCAGGTCGGCGGGCGCACGGGCGCGATCCGGCAGGATGGCTTCACCTTCGATATCGGCCCGACCTTCTTCCTCTATCCCGACATCCTGCGCGAAATCTTCGCGGCCTGCGGGCGGTCCTTCGACGACGAACTCGAGATGACGCGCCTCGATCCGATGTACCGCCTGCAATTCGACGACGGCACGACGCTCGAGGCGACGCCCGACGTGGAGCGTCTGACGGCGCAGGTCGCGCGGATCGATCCCGAGGACGCGAAGAACGTGCCGGGATACCTCAACGAGACGAAGGCCAAGTTCGACCTCTTCAAGCCTTTGCTGCAGCGCCCGTTCCACAACGTGGGCTCGATGATGAAGCCCGACATGGCGCGCGCGCTGAAGCTGTTCCGGCCTTGGCTGACCGTCGATCAGGATCTCAAGCGCTGGTTCAAGAACCCCGACGTCCGGCTCGCCTTCTCGTTCCAGTCGAAATATCTCGGCATGTCGCCCTTCAAGTGCCCGTCGCTCTTCACGATCGTGGCGCATGTCGAATACGGGTACGGCGTCTATCACCCCAAGGGCGGCGTCAACCAGGTGCCCCACGCGATGGCGCGCGTCGCCCGTGAGATGGGCGTCGATATCCGCCTGTCGGAACCGGTCGAGCATCTGACCTTCGACGGCCGCAAGGCCACGGGTGCCATCACCGCCAAGGGCAGCTATCCCGCCGACGCGGTCGTGGTGAACGGCGATTTCGCGACGACGATCCCGCGCATCGTGCCCGACAACCTTCGCAAGCGCTGGACCGATCGCAAGATCGCCTCGAAGAAGTATTCCTGCTCGACCTTCATGCTCTATCTCGGCGTCGAGGGCGAGTTCCGCGACATGCATCACCACACGATCTTCCTGTCGCCCGACTACCTCACGAATATCCGCGAGATCGATGCGGGCCAGGCCCCGGACGATCCGACGATCTACGTGCAGAACGCCTCGGTCACCGATCCCACACTCGCCCCCGAGGGACATTCGGCACTCTACGTACTGGTGCCGGTCGGCAATCTGGAGGGCGGGACCGACTGGAAGACGCTGGCACCGATCTATCGCGAGAAGATCCTCAAGCGGCTCGAACGGCTCTGCGGTCACGACATCCGGCCGCATATCAAGACCGAGATCATGTACACGCCCGACGACTGGCAGTCGCAGATGGGCATCTATCGCGGTGCGACGTTCAATCTCGCCCACAATCTGGGGCAGATGCTCCACTGGCGGCCGCGCAACCGGTTCGAGGATGTCGACGGCGTCTATCTGACGGGGGGCGGCACGCATCCCGGATCGGGCCTGCCCACGATCTTCGAGAGCGCGCGGATCGCGAGCCGGCTCGCCGCCGCGGATATGGGTCTGCCCGCACCGATCGGAACCAGCGCAGAGAAGGAGGCCGCAGAATGA
- a CDS encoding DUF2141 domain-containing protein, translating into MVVSDKGETINKEVEIARLAILSLLAAIGLGSGSSAADLVVSATGLRSAAGDLRVAICEREHFLEPSCAFGASAPAAEGRVTIRDVPPGEYAVQAFHDENRNGKIDRNLLGRPTEGMAFSRDAPMRFGPPSYADAAVVIPPGGGRLTMTMRYFR; encoded by the coding sequence ATGGTAGTCTCAGACAAGGGCGAGACTATCAATAAGGAGGTTGAGATCGCACGGCTTGCCATTTTGTCGCTTCTGGCGGCGATCGGTCTCGGATCAGGGTCCTCTGCGGCGGATCTCGTCGTCAGTGCGACGGGCCTTCGCAGCGCGGCTGGCGATCTGCGCGTGGCCATCTGCGAGCGGGAGCATTTCCTCGAGCCGAGCTGCGCATTCGGAGCCTCCGCCCCTGCGGCAGAGGGTCGCGTGACGATCCGTGACGTCCCGCCCGGCGAATACGCGGTTCAGGCCTTCCATGACGAGAACCGCAACGGAAAAATCGACCGAAACCTGCTCGGCCGTCCGACCGAGGGGATGGCATTCAGCCGGGATGCGCCCATGCGCTTCGGCCCGCCCTCTTACGCCGATGCGGCGGTGGTGATACCCCCCGGTGGCGGACGCTTGACCATGACGATGAGGTATTTCCGATGA
- a CDS encoding squalene/phytoene synthase family protein, with protein sequence MRRNDAPPAAQGVAMSRGENFPVASLLVRRRSRRLMAAFYDFARAADDVADDPVLPSGEKLARLDRFEAGLDLAPEGEPYGVELARVLIADDRGGATIHARALLGAFRQDAVRTRYASWDDLVDYCRMSADPVGRFILDIHDEAPATYGPSDALCTVLQVLNHMQDLRADYRDLDRVYLPRDMMQAAGCTPADLDRDAASPGLRAAIDATLDLTDGLLAQAALLPGRLTSRRLAGEVRVILVIARRLSARLRAGDPLATRIKPARGDVVRAFAAGIGTALGPRRAGTARVSA encoded by the coding sequence ATGCGGCGAAATGATGCGCCACCCGCGGCGCAGGGCGTCGCGATGAGCCGGGGCGAGAACTTTCCCGTGGCATCGCTCCTCGTGCGGCGTCGCAGTCGCAGGCTGATGGCTGCGTTCTACGATTTCGCGCGTGCCGCCGACGACGTGGCCGACGATCCGGTCCTGCCTTCCGGGGAGAAGCTCGCACGGCTCGACCGGTTCGAGGCCGGGCTCGACCTCGCGCCGGAAGGGGAGCCGTATGGCGTTGAACTCGCCCGGGTCCTGATCGCGGACGATCGCGGCGGTGCCACGATCCATGCCCGCGCGCTGCTGGGCGCATTCCGGCAGGATGCCGTGCGGACGCGCTATGCCAGCTGGGACGACCTTGTCGATTACTGCCGGATGTCGGCGGACCCAGTCGGCCGCTTCATCCTCGACATCCACGACGAAGCGCCCGCGACGTACGGTCCTTCGGACGCACTCTGCACCGTGCTGCAGGTGCTGAACCACATGCAGGATCTGCGCGCCGATTACCGCGATCTCGACCGGGTCTATCTGCCGCGGGACATGATGCAGGCGGCGGGATGCACCCCTGCCGATCTCGACCGGGACGCGGCAAGCCCCGGCTTGCGGGCCGCGATCGACGCGACCCTCGACCTCACGGACGGGCTTCTCGCGCAGGCGGCCCTGCTGCCGGGCCGTCTGACGTCGCGCCGTCTTGCCGGAGAGGTGCGCGTGATCCTCGTCATCGCCCGCAGGCTTTCAGCGAGGCTCCGCGCGGGCGATCCGCTCGCCACCCGGATCAAGCCCGCGCGCGGCGACGTCGTGCGCGCCTTCGCGGCGGGGATCGGCACGGCGCTCGGACCGCGACGCGCGGGGACGGCGCGCGTTTCGGCATGA
- a CDS encoding squalene/phytoene synthase family protein, producing the protein MTHTSRGNEAAHLDSRQIVAASGSSFVHGMRILPAERRAAIYAIYAFCRIVDDIVDAPRPPAEKASALAFWEDELDAMAAGRPRTPLGQELSDAIDRFDLPPEELSLILDGMRMDIHPIVAPDDATLDRYVRRVAGTVGLLSMRIFGAWRGAPSERFALSLAEALQLTNILRDVEEDAALGRIYLPRETLDRAGVPADPDLIAVAPGLPRARAALGVRARAAFGQAAREVPAHDRLRIVPALLMMGPYERLLRRMEGHWTVPAPSPGWRKAVDGIACVLSGGSGLR; encoded by the coding sequence ATGACGCATACGAGCCGGGGGAACGAGGCGGCCCATCTCGACAGCCGGCAGATCGTCGCGGCATCGGGCTCGTCCTTTGTCCACGGGATGCGGATCCTGCCGGCAGAGCGACGCGCCGCAATCTATGCGATCTACGCCTTCTGCCGCATCGTCGACGACATCGTGGATGCCCCGCGCCCGCCCGCGGAAAAGGCCAGCGCCCTTGCCTTCTGGGAGGACGAGCTCGATGCCATGGCCGCCGGACGGCCGCGGACCCCGCTCGGGCAGGAGCTCTCGGATGCCATCGACAGGTTCGACCTCCCGCCCGAAGAGCTCAGCCTGATCCTCGACGGGATGCGGATGGACATCCATCCGATCGTGGCCCCCGACGATGCGACGCTCGATCGTTACGTGCGCCGCGTGGCGGGCACGGTCGGGCTTCTGTCGATGCGGATTTTCGGGGCCTGGCGCGGCGCACCGTCCGAGCGCTTCGCGCTGTCGTTGGCCGAGGCACTGCAGCTGACCAACATCCTGCGCGACGTGGAGGAGGATGCGGCGCTCGGTCGGATCTACCTCCCACGAGAGACGCTCGACCGCGCGGGCGTGCCCGCCGATCCCGATCTCATCGCCGTCGCGCCGGGCCTTCCCCGCGCGCGCGCGGCGCTCGGGGTGCGGGCGCGGGCGGCCTTCGGGCAAGCCGCGCGCGAGGTTCCCGCCCATGACCGGCTGCGGATCGTGCCGGCGCTCCTCATGATGGGGCCCTACGAGAGGCTTCTGCGCCGGATGGAGGGCCACTGGACCGTACCCGCCCCGAGCCCCGGCTGGCGCAAGGCGGTGGACGGCATCGCCTGCGTGCTGTCGGGCGGGTCGGGCCTCAGATGA
- a CDS encoding FAD-dependent oxidoreductase: MRQIHIVGAGLAGLACAARLSEDPGLRITLWEATRRAGGRCWSFHDSALDRVIDNGNHLILSGNAAVLDHARRIGASDRLSIAEDAALPFVDLADGRRWIVRIPDGIGAFWRHGTRLPGGTGRVALDILRLLRAGPGRSVGETIPGRGPGWRAFWEPLTLAVLNEPPERGSALLLARVLRETVLKGAGASRPVLAPEGLGPALVDPALALLERRGARLRWGAPLRGVESAEGKITALSFGSESVPLAHDDAVVLASADAMERVIDGARPAPGQTILNAHFRIAPDKARDLPSIMGVVGARTQWIFCRDDVVSVTVSAAESSGAAGMANEALLDALWPDVRRALDLGGAPPLARRLIRAKSATWDQSADAVARRHSPESRFSNLALAGDHLATGLPCSIEAAIRSGLDAARRIADRN; the protein is encoded by the coding sequence ATGAGGCAGATCCACATCGTCGGCGCGGGGCTGGCCGGTCTTGCATGCGCCGCACGGCTGAGCGAGGATCCGGGGCTCCGGATCACCCTCTGGGAGGCAACACGCCGCGCCGGTGGCCGCTGCTGGAGCTTTCACGACAGCGCGCTCGACCGGGTGATCGACAACGGAAATCACCTGATCCTGTCGGGTAACGCAGCCGTTCTCGACCACGCGCGGCGGATCGGGGCAAGCGACCGGCTGAGCATTGCCGAAGATGCCGCCCTGCCCTTCGTCGACCTTGCCGACGGAAGACGCTGGATTGTGCGGATTCCAGACGGCATCGGCGCATTTTGGCGACATGGGACCCGCCTTCCGGGCGGCACGGGTCGCGTGGCGCTCGACATCCTGCGCCTGCTTCGCGCCGGGCCGGGGCGGAGCGTCGGCGAAACGATCCCCGGCCGGGGTCCCGGATGGCGCGCCTTCTGGGAGCCGCTGACCCTCGCCGTCCTGAACGAGCCGCCCGAGCGTGGATCGGCCCTCCTCCTCGCGCGGGTTCTGCGCGAGACGGTCCTGAAAGGCGCGGGCGCGAGCCGCCCGGTCCTCGCGCCTGAAGGGCTCGGCCCCGCGCTGGTCGACCCGGCGCTTGCCCTGCTCGAACGGCGCGGGGCGCGTCTCAGATGGGGTGCGCCGCTGCGTGGAGTCGAATCCGCCGAGGGAAAGATCACCGCGCTCTCCTTCGGGTCCGAAAGCGTTCCCCTCGCACATGACGATGCAGTCGTTCTCGCCTCCGCCGATGCGATGGAGCGGGTGATCGACGGCGCGCGGCCCGCGCCCGGGCAGACCATTCTCAACGCGCATTTCCGCATCGCGCCGGACAAAGCGCGGGACTTGCCATCCATCATGGGTGTGGTCGGGGCGCGCACGCAATGGATCTTCTGCCGCGACGACGTGGTCTCGGTCACCGTTTCGGCCGCCGAAAGCTCCGGCGCGGCGGGCATGGCGAACGAGGCATTGCTCGACGCGCTCTGGCCGGACGTGCGCCGCGCGCTCGATCTGGGTGGCGCGCCCCCCCTCGCCCGGCGGCTGATCCGCGCCAAATCGGCGACGTGGGACCAGTCGGCCGACGCCGTCGCGCGCAGGCATTCGCCGGAAAGCCGGTTTTCGAACCTCGCCCTTGCAGGCGATCACCTTGCGACCGGCCTTCCCTGCTCCATCGAAGCCGCGATCCGCTCGGGCCTCGATGCGGCCCGGCGAATCGCTGACAGGAACTAG